The following proteins are encoded in a genomic region of Glycine max cultivar Williams 82 chromosome 18, Glycine_max_v4.0, whole genome shotgun sequence:
- the LOC121174024 gene encoding uncharacterized protein, with protein sequence MTNHSYVEEALSKQNEAIVRVEKDIQNHIQNSLDMEHMHSEKATIMSKLIPELVENIESMQRSVPEMENKYKESLNIIKKLTSEGDTKHEECHKEVQQLKVMNSIISHEMECMKKEHEQISMELKENKAISDLQQKNFTEVIQKNVMEISSLQFAALKQQDEYENVLKLAEVLKEKNEQLNAPPASVPAPSGTSMQSSDVLVLMLQSLYHGLCLLMQNIHDLAQHRPIMSMEAFMAQVAWPGVQFFPLGGGEAPTAQEPQPEAYPESEVTPEATPQISPAATPLVEVFEDEDDFYLDFYD encoded by the exons ATGACGAACCATAGTTATGTGGAGGAGGCTCTGAGTAAACAGAACGAAGCTATTGTGAGAGTTGAGAAAGACATTCAAAACCACATTCAAAATTCTTTAGATATGGAGCATATGCATAGTGAGAAGGCTACTATTATGAGCAAACTCATTCCCGAGCTAGTTGAGAACATTGAGTCCATGCAAAGAAGTGTGCCAGAAATGGAAAACAAGTATAAAGAATCGTTGAACATAATCAAGAAGCTGACGAGCGAGGGAGATACCAAGCATGAGGAATGTCACAAAG AAGTACAACAGTTGAAGGTCATGAACTCTATTATAAGTCATGAAATGGAATGTATGAAAAAAGAGCATGAGCAGATCAGCATGGAACTGAAGGAGAATAAGGCCATAAGTGATCTGCAGCAGAAGAACTTTACTGAGGTGATTCAAAAG AATGTAATGGAAATAAGCTCTCTTCAGTTTGCTGCTCTGAAGCAACAAGATGAGTATGAGAATGTATTGAAGCTGGCTGAAGTGCTAAAG GAGAAGAATGAACAACTCAATGCACCACCAGCATCAGTCCCAGCACCCTCTGGCACCTCCATGCAGAGCTCAGACGTTCTAGTGCTGATGCTGCAGAGCCTCTACCATGGCTTATGCCTGCTGATGCAGAATATCCATGACTTGGCTCAGCATCGACCGATTATGAGCATGGAGGCATTCATGGCccaggtggcctggccaggagtccagTTTTTTCCTTTGGGGGGAGGTGAGGCTCCTACAGCCCAAGAGCCGCAGCCAGAAGCGTATCCAGAGTCGGAGGTCACACCAGAGGCTACTCCACAGATTTCTCCTGCTGCCACACCTCTAGTGGAGGTCTTCGAGGATGAGGATGatttttatcttgatttttATGATTAA